One genomic segment of Canis aureus isolate CA01 chromosome 37, VMU_Caureus_v.1.0, whole genome shotgun sequence includes these proteins:
- the ZNF322 gene encoding zinc finger protein 322, translating into MFTSQERYNQRTQKSKIYHVCPQKGKKIFIHVHEITQIDDQIYQCLEREQNFCENLALIMCERSHTGEKPCRCDMCEKTFIQSSDLISHQRIHNYEKPYKCSKCEKSFWHHLALSGHQRTHAGKKFYTCDICGKNFGQSSDLLVHQRSHTGEKPYLCSECDKCFSRSTNLIRHRRTHTGEKPFKCLECEKAFSGKSDLISHQRTHTGERPYKCNKCEKSYRHRSAFIVHKRVHTGEKPYKCGACEKCFGQKSDLIVHQRVHTGEKPYKCLECMRSFTRSANLIRHQATHTHTFKCLEYEKSFSCSSDLIVHQRIHMEEKPHQWSTCESGFLLGMDFVAQQKMRTQTEELHYKYSVCDKSFHQSSALLQHQTIHIGEKPYICNMGEKGLELSPPHASEASQMS; encoded by the coding sequence ATGTTCACTTCACAAGAGAGATATAATCAGAGAactcagaaaagtaaaatatatcatgTATGCCCTCAGAAGggtaaaaagatttttattcatgtgcATGAGATTACTCAAATAGATGATCAGATATACCAGTGCCTTGAACGTGAGCAAAACTTCTGTGAAAACTTAGCTCTTATTATGTGTGAGAGATCCCATACTGGGGAGAAACCTTGTAGATGTGATATGTGTGAGAAAACCTTCATCCAAAGCTCAGATCTTATTTCACACCAGAGGATCCACAATTAtgagaaaccttacaaatgtagCAAATGTGAGAAGAGCTTTTGGCACCACTTAGCTCTTTCAGGACACCAGAGAACACATGCAGGTAAAAAATTCTATACATGTGATATTTGTGGCAAAAATTTCGGTCAGAGCTCTGATCTGCTTGTCCACCAGCGAAGCCATACAGGCGAGAAACCATATCTGTGTAGTGAGTGTGATAAATGCTTCAGTCGAAGTACAAACCTTATAAGGCACCGAAGAACTCACACAGGTGAGAAACCATTTAAGTGTCTGGAGTGTGAAAAAGCTTTTAGTGGGAAATCAGATCTGATTAGCCACCAGAGAACTCATACTGGTGAAAGGCCCTACAAATGTAATAAGTGTGAGAAAAGTTACCGACACCGTTCAGCCTTCATTGTTCATAAGAGAGTTCATACCGGGGAGAAGCCCTATAAGTGTGGTGCCTGTGAGAAATGCTTTGGCCAGAAATCAGACCTCATTGTACACCAGAGAGTTCATACGGGTGAGAAACCATATAAATGCTTGGAATGTATGAGAAGTTTTACCCGGAGTGCCAACCTCATCAGACATCAGGCAACTCATACTCACACTTTTAAATGCCTTGAATATGAGAAAAGTTTCAGCTGTAGCTCAGACCTTATTGTGCATCAGAGAATTCACATGGAGGAGAAACCACATCAGTGGTCGACATGCGAGAGTGGCTTCCTCCTAGGGATGGACTTTGTTGCCCAACAGAAAATGAGAACTCAGACTGAGGAGCTGCATTATAAATACAGTGTATGTGATAAAAGCTTCCACCAGAGCTCAGCTCTTCTTCAACATCAGACAATCCATATCGGTGAGAAACCATACATCTGTAATATGGGCGAGAAAGGTCTTGAGCTCAGCCCTCCCCATGCGTCAGAAGCCTCACAAATGTCTTGA
- the ABT1 gene encoding activator of basal transcription 1, whose protein sequence is MEAEELEKEAVGQEPLEGTDQKAEAEEEQEESEEAACGAKKRVVPGIVYLGHLPPRFRPLHVRNLLSAFGEVGRVFFQPEDGFVRRKKKAVSASATGGKKRSKYSKDYTEGWVEFRDKRVAKRVAASLHNTPMGARRRSPFRYDLWNLKYLHRFTWSHLSEHLAFERQVRRQRLRAEVAQAKRETDFYLRSVERGQRFLATDGDSSRPNGSWNFAQRPTEQELRARKAARPGGSERARLANAKDQARSNRGLLAKIFGAPPLSESTEEPSLVRDS, encoded by the exons ATGGAGGCAGAGGAGTTGGAGAAGGAAGCTGTGGGGCAGGAGCCTCTGGAAGGGACAGACcagaaagcagaggcagaggaggagcaggaggaatCTGAAGAGGCGGCGTGTGGCGCCAAGAAGCGGGTGGTGCCGGGTATTGTGTACTTGGGCCACCTCCCGCCCCGCTTTCGACCTCTGCATGTACGGAACCTTCTCAGCGCGTTCGGAGAGGTTGGACGCGTTTTTTTCCAGCCCGAGG ACGGGTTCGTGAGGCGCAAGAAGAAGGCAGTGTCAGCCTCAGCCACGGGAGGGAAAAAGCGGTCCAAGTACAGCAAGGACTACACCGAGGGCTGGGTGGAGTTCCGGGACAAGCGAGTAGCCAAGCGTGTGGCGGCCAGTCTTCACAACACGCCCATGGGAGCCCGAAGGCGCAGCCCCTTCCGTTACGACCTATGGAATCTCAAG TACCTGCACCGTTTCACGTGGTCCCACCTCAGCGAACATCTTGCCTTTGAGCGCCAGGTGCGCAGGCAGCGCCTCAGGGCCGAGGTTGCCCAGGCCAAGCGTGAGACTGACTTCTATCTTCGAAGTGTGGAACGGGGACAGCGCTTCCTTGCTACTGATGGGGACTCTTCCCGCCCGAATGGCTCCTGGAACTTTGCCCAGCGTCCTACTGAGCAAGAGCTGAGAGCCCGGAAGGCAGCTCGGCCCGGAGGAAGTGAACGGGCTCGCTTAGCTAATGCCAAGGACCAGGCTCGTTCCAACCGAGGGCTGCTTGCCAAGATCTTTGGAGCTCCACCACTTTCAGAGAGCACAGAGGAACCCTCACTAGTCAGGGACTCTTAA